One window of Biomphalaria glabrata chromosome 6, xgBioGlab47.1, whole genome shotgun sequence genomic DNA carries:
- the LOC129926831 gene encoding uncharacterized protein LOC129926831, with protein sequence MATRCRGRIRIVDLDQIMTDQQIKEERWTLTTLSTAINTKENCLAWLARHRLVKNLYECINCQQPTSLVKETNSMDGFRWSCKICNVRKSIRDNSFFARSHIPTVQLLHLIYCWSHDMPIFNICHETKIASEFAMNYCNFCREECEKYINRHRLSEIGGIDENGEPVIVEINEVKSFKRKYVTRESRWVFGGIERHSRKCFLVEIPNNTEASLTEAIKKHILPGTHIVSNSSAAFANIAKIQNGIYSHSVVKQENVVDDIVHTKNVEKMWMRAKRLLEKQFGTTTVQFSTCLNEFIFRNSIKKEHIFGTVLVAIAEDYVV encoded by the coding sequence atggcGACCAGATGTAGAGGACGTATTCGAATAGTTGATTTAGATCAGATCATGACTGATCAGCAGATAAAGGAAGAAAGGTGGACTTTAACAACTTTGTCAACAGCAATTAACACTAAAGAAAACTGCCTAGCCTGGTTAGCTAGACAtcgtctggtaaaaaatttgtaTGAATGTATCAATTGCCAACAACCAACATCATTGGTCAAAGAAACTAACTCAATGGATGGTTTCCGTTGGTCATGCAAGATATGTAATGTAAGAAAGTCCATTCGAGATAATTCATTCTTTGCTCGTAGCCACATACCAACTGTGCAGTTATTACATTTGATATACTGTTGGTCTCATGACATGCCTATTTTTAACATTTGCCATGAAACAAAGATCGCTTCAGAATTTGCCATGAACTATTGCAATTTTTGCAGAGAGGAATGTGAGAAATATATTAATAGGCACAGACTATCAGAAATTGGTGGGATCGACGAAAACGGAGAACCAGTTATTGTTGAAATCAACGAAGTAAAGAGTTTTAAGAGAAAATATGTTACCCGTGAAAGTCGTTGGGTGTTTGGGGGCATAGAAAGACACtcaagaaaatgttttcttgtggAGATTCCAAATAACACTGAAGCTTCTTTAACTGaggcaataaaaaaacatattttgccTGGAACACATATTGTGTCTAATAGCAGTGCTGCATTTGCCAATATAGCAAAGATTCAGAATGGTATATACAGCCATTCTGTTGTTAAACAAGAGAATGTTGTGGATGATATTgttcacacaaaaaatgtagaaaaaatgtGGATGCGTGCTAAGAGATTACTGGAGAAACAATTTGGTACCACCACAGTCCAATTCAGCACATGCCTGAATGAGTTTATTTTCAGAAATTCTATAAAGAAGGAACATATCTTTGGAACAGTACTTGTAGCAATAGCTGAAGATTATGTAGTTTAA